TACACGTCGATCGGCTCAAGGATCGCCGCGAAGCGCTCGCGCAGGTCGTCGACGTCCGGCTCCGGGCCCAGGTCGGGCTCGTACCGCTCGTCGGGAAGGATGTCCTCGTGCGCGCCCAGCCGGCCGCCCGCCAGGAGCAGCTGGGAGACCTCCAGGAGCAGGAAGGGCACGGCGCTGTCCGGCTCGTCGCCCTTCGCGACCTCCGTGACCGCGACGATGAAACTCTCGACCTGGTCGGCGATCTGGACCGCGAAGTCGTCCGGGTCCTGCGTGGTGGAGTGCAGCGTTGCGTCAGACATCGAGAAGTCGTCTCCCCTCGAAGGCACGCCCCAGCGTGACCTCGTCGGCATATTCCAGGTCGCCCCCCACGGGCAGACCGCTGGCAAGGCGTGTGACCTTCAGCCCCATCGGCTTGATCATGCGTGCGAGATACGTGGCCGTGGCCTCGCCCTCCAGATTGGGATCGGTCGCCAGGATCAGTTCGGTGACCGCACCGTCGGCGAGACGGGCCAGCAGCTCACGGATCCGCAGGTCGTCCGGACCCACGCCCTCGATGGGACTGATCGCGCCGCCGAGCACGTGGTACCTGCCGCGGAATTCGCGGGTGCGCTCGATGGCCACGACATCCTTGGGCTCCTCGACGACGCAGATGACCGTCAGGTCACGGCGCGCGTCACGGCAGATGCCGCAGCGCTGCTCCTGCGCCACATTGCCGCACACCTCGCAGAAGCGGACCTTGTCCTTCACTTCGAGCAGGGAGTGCGCGAGGCGGCGGACGTCGGTCGGTTCGGCCTGGAGGATGTGGAAGGCGATCCGTTGCGCGCTCTTGGGACCGACGCCGGGCAGCCTGCCCAGTTCGTCGATGAGGTCCTGGACCACGCCTTCGTACAACGGATTGCCTTTCCTGAGGTGCGAGGTAGAAGTTGAGGTTGAGGTGGGTATTCGTCCCGCTCGTACGGTAGTTGTTCGTACCGTAGTAGCTGTGGCGCTTCCCTAGAAGGGCATGCCCGGCATCCCGCCGAGTCCCTGGGCGAGCGGACCGAGCTTCTCCTGCTGGAGCTGCTGCGCGTTCTCGTTCGCCGCCTGGACGGCCGCGATGACGAGATCGGCGAGCGTCTCCGTGTCTTCGGGATCGACCGCCTTGGGGTCGATGACGAGGCCACGCAGCTCCCCGGAGCCGTTGACGGTGGCCTTCACGAGACCGCCGCCCGACTGGCCGTCGACCTCGGTCGCGGCCAGTTCCTCCTGGGCCGCCGCGAGGTCCTGCTGCATCTTCTGGGCCTGCTGGAGGATCTCCTGCATGTTGGGCTGGCCACCACCGGGAATCACGGTCACTCCTGGCATATCGACGACGTTTGATCGGCAGGTCGAGCCTACGTGGTCACCACGTGGCCCGCCCTACCCGCAGGAACGAACTCTTTCGGGTGAGAGTGCCCGGCTCCTCTACCTGATCACGGGCCCCGTGGGGTGGAACCGCCCGGATTTCGGGCGCGGTGCCCACCATTCGGCGGTAGGAAGTGCGGTACGCAAGTTCGCATCCACGTCGTGTTCATCGAGTTGTTGAGTCCTACGTCTCCATCTTCCGCTGAGTGACGCGGCTACGCAGAGGAGTGCCGGTGAGCCAGCCGGACATGCAGCCCGGGGGGCCGGCCCGGGACGAGGGCGTGCCGCGGGGTGCGCCGGGGAGTGTGAACGGGAGCGGAGGTGGGGGGCGGGCGCCCGGCGCGGGGCCGGGGCGCGTGCCGGTGGGCGCGCCCGGGGGCCCGCTCACCGGGGCCTTTCCCGCCGGGGACTGGAGCGAGCCCACGCAGCGGCTCGACGAGCTGTACCGGTGGGCGGAGGCGGGCGCGCTGCGTACGGTCGCCCGCTACCACGCGGAGCGCGTACGCAAACGGCGCTGCGCGCGGGCCCTGCGGGCCACGACGGCGCTCGGCGTCGCCGCGGGCGCGGCGCTGCCGCTGCTGGACCTGACGCACGTGCTGGGCGAGGTCACCGGCTGGGGGTACCTCGCGCTGCTGCTGGCGGCGGCCTGTCTGGGCTGCGACCGGTATTTCGGCCTGACGGCCGGCTGGATGCGGAGCGTCGCGACGACACAGGCGGTGGAGCGGCGGTTGCAGGCGCTCCAGTACGACTGGGCGTCGGAGTGCGTACGGGAGGTGCTCGGCCCGTCGGACGGCACGGCGAGCGAGGCCGCGGAGCGGTGCCTGGGGGTGCTGCGGCGGTTCTCGGAGGACGTCACGGAGCTGGTGCGGGCGGAGACGGTGGACTGGATGGTGGAACACCGGTCGGGGCCCGCGCCACTGGTGACGCAGTCACTGGCGATGGGCGCGACGGCCCGGACGGAAGCCGCCGGCCTGCCTCCGGGCCGCTTCCCGCTCCCCCCGGGCACCCGCCCAAACATGCCCCGCCAACGCCCCCCGGACGTGCGG
This window of the Streptomyces niveus genome carries:
- the recR gene encoding recombination mediator RecR — protein: MYEGVVQDLIDELGRLPGVGPKSAQRIAFHILQAEPTDVRRLAHSLLEVKDKVRFCEVCGNVAQEQRCGICRDARRDLTVICVVEEPKDVVAIERTREFRGRYHVLGGAISPIEGVGPDDLRIRELLARLADGAVTELILATDPNLEGEATATYLARMIKPMGLKVTRLASGLPVGGDLEYADEVTLGRAFEGRRLLDV
- a CDS encoding YbaB/EbfC family nucleoid-associated protein — protein: MIPGGGQPNMQEILQQAQKMQQDLAAAQEELAATEVDGQSGGGLVKATVNGSGELRGLVIDPKAVDPEDTETLADLVIAAVQAANENAQQLQQEKLGPLAQGLGGMPGMPF
- a CDS encoding SLATT domain-containing protein; protein product: MSQPDMQPGGPARDEGVPRGAPGSVNGSGGGGRAPGAGPGRVPVGAPGGPLTGAFPAGDWSEPTQRLDELYRWAEAGALRTVARYHAERVRKRRCARALRATTALGVAAGAALPLLDLTHVLGEVTGWGYLALLLAAACLGCDRYFGLTAGWMRSVATTQAVERRLQALQYDWASECVREVLGPSDGTASEAAERCLGVLRRFSEDVTELVRAETVDWMVEHRSGPAPLVTQSLAMGATARTEAAGLPPGRFPLPPGTRPNMPRQRPPDVR